The following proteins are encoded in a genomic region of Pan troglodytes isolate AG18354 chromosome 2, NHGRI_mPanTro3-v2.0_pri, whole genome shotgun sequence:
- the GORASP1 gene encoding Golgi reassembly-stacking protein 1 isoform X8, with product MGLGVSAEQPAGGAEGFHLHGDVEPSSPAALAGLRPYTDYVVGSDQILQESEDFFTLIESHEGKPLKLMVYNSKSDSCREVTVTPNAAWGGEGSLGCGIGYGYLHRIPTQPPSYHKKPPGTPPPSALPLGAPPPDALPPGPTPEDSPSLETGSRQSDYMEALLQAPGSSMEDPLPGPGSPSHSAPDPDGLPHFMETPLQPPPPVQRVMDPGFLDVSGISLLDNSNASVWPSLPSSTELTTTAVSTSGPEDICSSSSSHERGGEATWSGSEFEVSFLDSPGAQAQADHLPQLTLPDSLTSAASPEDGLSAELLEAQAEEEPASTEGLDTGTEAEGLDSQAQISTTE from the exons ATGGGCCTGGGCGTCAGCGCTGAGCAGCCCGCAGGCGGCGCCGAGGGCTTCCACCTCCACGGG GATGTGGAACCATCTTCACCTGCTGCCCTTGCCGGCCTGCGCCCCTACACAGACTATGTGGTTGGTTCGGACCAGATTCTCCAGGAG TCCGAGGACTTCTTTACGCTCATCGAGTCTCATGAGGGGAAGCCCTTGAAGCTGATGGTGTATAACTCCAAGTCAGACTCCTGCCGGGAGGTGACTGTAACTCCCAACGCAGCCTGGGGTGGAGAGGGCAG TCTGGGATGTGGCATTGGCTATGGGTATCTACACCGGATCCCAACTCAGCCCCCCAGCTACCACAAGAAGCCACCTGGCACCCCACCACCTTCTGCTCTACCACTTGGTGCCCCACCACCTGATGCTCTACCACCTGGACCCACCCCCGAGGACTCTCCTTCCCTGGAGACAGGTTCCAGGCAGAGTGACTACATGGAG gCCCTGCTGCAGGCACCTGGCTCCTCCATGGAGGATCCCCTTCCTGGGCCTGGGAGTCCCAGCCACAGTGCTCCAGACCCTGATGGACTTCCCCATTTCATGGAGACTCCTCTTCAGCCCCCACCTCCAGTGCAGCGAGTTATGGACCCAG GCTTCCTGGACGTGTCGGGAATTTCTCTCTTGGACAACAGCAATGCCAGTGTGTGGCCCAGCCTGCCCTCTTCCACAGAACTGACCACCACAGCTGTCTCAACCTCAGGGCCAGAGGACATCTGCTCCAGCAGCAGTTCTCATGAGCGGGGTG GTGAGGCTACATGGTCTGGGTCAGAGTTTGAGGTCTCCTTCCTGGACAGCCCAGGTGCCCAAGCCCAGGCGGACCACCTGCCTCAGCTGACTCTTCCTGACAGTCTcacctctgcagcctcaccagaaGATGGGCTGTCCGCCGAGCTGCTTGAAGCTCAGGCTGAGGAGGAACCAGCAAGCACAGAGGGCCTAGATACTGGGACGGAGGCTGAGGGGCTGGACAGCCAGGCCCAGATCTCTACCACAGAATAA
- the GORASP1 gene encoding Golgi reassembly-stacking protein 1 isoform X9: protein MGLGVSAEQPAGGAEGFHLHGDVEPSSPAALAGLRPYTDYVVGSDQILQEPPSYHKKPPGTPPPSALPLGAPPPDALPPGPTPEDSPSLETGSRQSDYMEALLQAPGSSMEDPLPGPGSPSHSAPDPDGLPHFMETPLQPPPPVQRVMDPGFLDVSGISLLDNSNASVWPSLPSSTELTTTAVSTSGPEDICSSSSSHERGGEATWSGSEFEVSFLDSPGAQAQADHLPQLTLPDSLTSAASPEDGLSAELLEAQAEEEPASTEGLDTGTEAEGLDSQAQISTTE, encoded by the exons ATGGGCCTGGGCGTCAGCGCTGAGCAGCCCGCAGGCGGCGCCGAGGGCTTCCACCTCCACGGG GATGTGGAACCATCTTCACCTGCTGCCCTTGCCGGCCTGCGCCCCTACACAGACTATGTGGTTGGTTCGGACCAGATTCTCCAGGAG CCCCCCAGCTACCACAAGAAGCCACCTGGCACCCCACCACCTTCTGCTCTACCACTTGGTGCCCCACCACCTGATGCTCTACCACCTGGACCCACCCCCGAGGACTCTCCTTCCCTGGAGACAGGTTCCAGGCAGAGTGACTACATGGAG gCCCTGCTGCAGGCACCTGGCTCCTCCATGGAGGATCCCCTTCCTGGGCCTGGGAGTCCCAGCCACAGTGCTCCAGACCCTGATGGACTTCCCCATTTCATGGAGACTCCTCTTCAGCCCCCACCTCCAGTGCAGCGAGTTATGGACCCAG GCTTCCTGGACGTGTCGGGAATTTCTCTCTTGGACAACAGCAATGCCAGTGTGTGGCCCAGCCTGCCCTCTTCCACAGAACTGACCACCACAGCTGTCTCAACCTCAGGGCCAGAGGACATCTGCTCCAGCAGCAGTTCTCATGAGCGGGGTG GTGAGGCTACATGGTCTGGGTCAGAGTTTGAGGTCTCCTTCCTGGACAGCCCAGGTGCCCAAGCCCAGGCGGACCACCTGCCTCAGCTGACTCTTCCTGACAGTCTcacctctgcagcctcaccagaaGATGGGCTGTCCGCCGAGCTGCTTGAAGCTCAGGCTGAGGAGGAACCAGCAAGCACAGAGGGCCTAGATACTGGGACGGAGGCTGAGGGGCTGGACAGCCAGGCCCAGATCTCTACCACAGAATAA
- the GORASP1 gene encoding Golgi reassembly-stacking protein 1 isoform X4: MGLGVSAEQPAGGAEGFHLHGVQENSPAQQAGLEPYFDFIITIGHSRLNKENDTLKALLKANVEKPVKLEVFNMKTMRVREVEVVPSNMWGGQGLLGASVRFCSFRRASEQVWHVLDVEPSSPAALAGLRPYTDYVVGSDQILQESEDFFTLIESHEGKPLKLMVYNSKSDSCREVTVTPNAAWGGEGSLGCGIGYGYLHRIPTQPPSYHKKPPGTPPPSALPLGAPPPDALPPGPTPEDSPSLETGSRQSDYMEALLQAPGSSMEDPLPGPGSPSHSAPDPDGLPHFMETPLQPPPPVQRVMDPGFLDVSGISLLDNSNASVWPSLPSSTELTTTAVSTSGPEDICSSSSSHERGGEATWSGSEFEVSFLDSPGAQAQADHLPQLTLPDSLTSAASPEDGLSAELLEAQAEEEPASTEGLDTGTEAEGLDSQAQISTTE; encoded by the exons ATGGGCCTGGGCGTCAGCGCTGAGCAGCCCGCAGGCGGCGCCGAGGGCTTCCACCTCCACGGG GTGCAGGAGAACTCCCCAGCCCAGCAGGCGGGCCTGGAGCCCTACTTTGACTTCATCATCACCATTGGGCACTCGAGGCTG AACAAGGAGAATGACACCCTGAAGGCACTACTGAAAGCCAATGTGGAGAAGCCCGTGAAGCTGGAGGTGTTCAATATGAAGACCATGAGGGTGCGCGAGGTGGAGGTGGTGCCCAGCAACATGTGGGGCGGCCAGGGCCTACTGGGTGCCAGTGTGCGCTTCTGCAGCTTCCGCAGGGCCAGTGAGCAGGTGTGGCATGTGCTG GATGTGGAACCATCTTCACCTGCTGCCCTTGCCGGCCTGCGCCCCTACACAGACTATGTGGTTGGTTCGGACCAGATTCTCCAGGAG TCCGAGGACTTCTTTACGCTCATCGAGTCTCATGAGGGGAAGCCCTTGAAGCTGATGGTGTATAACTCCAAGTCAGACTCCTGCCGGGAGGTGACTGTAACTCCCAACGCAGCCTGGGGTGGAGAGGGCAG TCTGGGATGTGGCATTGGCTATGGGTATCTACACCGGATCCCAACTCAGCCCCCCAGCTACCACAAGAAGCCACCTGGCACCCCACCACCTTCTGCTCTACCACTTGGTGCCCCACCACCTGATGCTCTACCACCTGGACCCACCCCCGAGGACTCTCCTTCCCTGGAGACAGGTTCCAGGCAGAGTGACTACATGGAG gCCCTGCTGCAGGCACCTGGCTCCTCCATGGAGGATCCCCTTCCTGGGCCTGGGAGTCCCAGCCACAGTGCTCCAGACCCTGATGGACTTCCCCATTTCATGGAGACTCCTCTTCAGCCCCCACCTCCAGTGCAGCGAGTTATGGACCCAG GCTTCCTGGACGTGTCGGGAATTTCTCTCTTGGACAACAGCAATGCCAGTGTGTGGCCCAGCCTGCCCTCTTCCACAGAACTGACCACCACAGCTGTCTCAACCTCAGGGCCAGAGGACATCTGCTCCAGCAGCAGTTCTCATGAGCGGGGTG GTGAGGCTACATGGTCTGGGTCAGAGTTTGAGGTCTCCTTCCTGGACAGCCCAGGTGCCCAAGCCCAGGCGGACCACCTGCCTCAGCTGACTCTTCCTGACAGTCTcacctctgcagcctcaccagaaGATGGGCTGTCCGCCGAGCTGCTTGAAGCTCAGGCTGAGGAGGAACCAGCAAGCACAGAGGGCCTAGATACTGGGACGGAGGCTGAGGGGCTGGACAGCCAGGCCCAGATCTCTACCACAGAATAA
- the GORASP1 gene encoding Golgi reassembly-stacking protein 1 isoform X2, with the protein MHHYQSGRARALSTHLRSPAAGRSPCWAWEESQPRRGQSRGPGLTEWTQLRGSPSARVLPVVQENSPAQQAGLEPYFDFIITIGHSRLNKENDTLKALLKANVEKPVKLEVFNMKTMRVREVEVVPSNMWGGQGLLGASVRFCSFRRASEQVWHVLDVEPSSPAALAGLRPYTDYVVGSDQILQESEDFFTLIESHEGKPLKLMVYNSKSDSCREVTVTPNAAWGGEGSLGCGIGYGYLHRIPTQPPSYHKKPPGTPPPSALPLGAPPPDALPPGPTPEDSPSLETGSRQSDYMEALLQAPGSSMEDPLPGPGSPSHSAPDPDGLPHFMETPLQPPPPVQRVMDPGFLDVSGISLLDNSNASVWPSLPSSTELTTTAVSTSGPEDICSSSSSHERGGEATWSGSEFEVSFLDSPGAQAQADHLPQLTLPDSLTSAASPEDGLSAELLEAQAEEEPASTEGLDTGTEAEGLDSQAQISTTE; encoded by the exons ATGCACCACTACCAGTCGGGACGCGCTCGTGCACTTAGCACACATTTACGCTCGCCTGCCGCGGGCCGCTCTCCGTGCTGGGCCTGGGAAGAGAGTCAGCCACGCCGAGGACAGTCCCGGGGGCCGGGGTTAACCGAGTGGACGCAGCTGCGGGGGAGCCCGTCGGCGCGCGTCCTGCCAGTC GTGCAGGAGAACTCCCCAGCCCAGCAGGCGGGCCTGGAGCCCTACTTTGACTTCATCATCACCATTGGGCACTCGAGGCTG AACAAGGAGAATGACACCCTGAAGGCACTACTGAAAGCCAATGTGGAGAAGCCCGTGAAGCTGGAGGTGTTCAATATGAAGACCATGAGGGTGCGCGAGGTGGAGGTGGTGCCCAGCAACATGTGGGGCGGCCAGGGCCTACTGGGTGCCAGTGTGCGCTTCTGCAGCTTCCGCAGGGCCAGTGAGCAGGTGTGGCATGTGCTG GATGTGGAACCATCTTCACCTGCTGCCCTTGCCGGCCTGCGCCCCTACACAGACTATGTGGTTGGTTCGGACCAGATTCTCCAGGAG TCCGAGGACTTCTTTACGCTCATCGAGTCTCATGAGGGGAAGCCCTTGAAGCTGATGGTGTATAACTCCAAGTCAGACTCCTGCCGGGAGGTGACTGTAACTCCCAACGCAGCCTGGGGTGGAGAGGGCAG TCTGGGATGTGGCATTGGCTATGGGTATCTACACCGGATCCCAACTCAGCCCCCCAGCTACCACAAGAAGCCACCTGGCACCCCACCACCTTCTGCTCTACCACTTGGTGCCCCACCACCTGATGCTCTACCACCTGGACCCACCCCCGAGGACTCTCCTTCCCTGGAGACAGGTTCCAGGCAGAGTGACTACATGGAG gCCCTGCTGCAGGCACCTGGCTCCTCCATGGAGGATCCCCTTCCTGGGCCTGGGAGTCCCAGCCACAGTGCTCCAGACCCTGATGGACTTCCCCATTTCATGGAGACTCCTCTTCAGCCCCCACCTCCAGTGCAGCGAGTTATGGACCCAG GCTTCCTGGACGTGTCGGGAATTTCTCTCTTGGACAACAGCAATGCCAGTGTGTGGCCCAGCCTGCCCTCTTCCACAGAACTGACCACCACAGCTGTCTCAACCTCAGGGCCAGAGGACATCTGCTCCAGCAGCAGTTCTCATGAGCGGGGTG GTGAGGCTACATGGTCTGGGTCAGAGTTTGAGGTCTCCTTCCTGGACAGCCCAGGTGCCCAAGCCCAGGCGGACCACCTGCCTCAGCTGACTCTTCCTGACAGTCTcacctctgcagcctcaccagaaGATGGGCTGTCCGCCGAGCTGCTTGAAGCTCAGGCTGAGGAGGAACCAGCAAGCACAGAGGGCCTAGATACTGGGACGGAGGCTGAGGGGCTGGACAGCCAGGCCCAGATCTCTACCACAGAATAA
- the GORASP1 gene encoding Golgi reassembly-stacking protein 1 isoform X5 produces MHHYQSGRARALSTHLRSPAAGRSPCWAWEESQPRRGQSRGPGLTEWTQLRGSPSARVLPVVGSKGLPRVQENSPAQQAGLEPYFDFIITIGHSRLNKENDTLKALLKANVEKPVKLEVFNMKTMRVREVEVVPSNMWGGQGLLGASVRFCSFRRASEQVWHVLDVEPSSPAALAGLRPYTDYVVGSDQILQEPPSYHKKPPGTPPPSALPLGAPPPDALPPGPTPEDSPSLETGSRQSDYMEALLQAPGSSMEDPLPGPGSPSHSAPDPDGLPHFMETPLQPPPPVQRVMDPGFLDVSGISLLDNSNASVWPSLPSSTELTTTAVSTSGPEDICSSSSSHERGGEATWSGSEFEVSFLDSPGAQAQADHLPQLTLPDSLTSAASPEDGLSAELLEAQAEEEPASTEGLDTGTEAEGLDSQAQISTTE; encoded by the exons ATGCACCACTACCAGTCGGGACGCGCTCGTGCACTTAGCACACATTTACGCTCGCCTGCCGCGGGCCGCTCTCCGTGCTGGGCCTGGGAAGAGAGTCAGCCACGCCGAGGACAGTCCCGGGGGCCGGGGTTAACCGAGTGGACGCAGCTGCGGGGGAGCCCGTCGGCGCGCGTCCTGCCAGTCGTAGGGTCGAAAGGGCTTCCGAGG GTGCAGGAGAACTCCCCAGCCCAGCAGGCGGGCCTGGAGCCCTACTTTGACTTCATCATCACCATTGGGCACTCGAGGCTG AACAAGGAGAATGACACCCTGAAGGCACTACTGAAAGCCAATGTGGAGAAGCCCGTGAAGCTGGAGGTGTTCAATATGAAGACCATGAGGGTGCGCGAGGTGGAGGTGGTGCCCAGCAACATGTGGGGCGGCCAGGGCCTACTGGGTGCCAGTGTGCGCTTCTGCAGCTTCCGCAGGGCCAGTGAGCAGGTGTGGCATGTGCTG GATGTGGAACCATCTTCACCTGCTGCCCTTGCCGGCCTGCGCCCCTACACAGACTATGTGGTTGGTTCGGACCAGATTCTCCAGGAG CCCCCCAGCTACCACAAGAAGCCACCTGGCACCCCACCACCTTCTGCTCTACCACTTGGTGCCCCACCACCTGATGCTCTACCACCTGGACCCACCCCCGAGGACTCTCCTTCCCTGGAGACAGGTTCCAGGCAGAGTGACTACATGGAG gCCCTGCTGCAGGCACCTGGCTCCTCCATGGAGGATCCCCTTCCTGGGCCTGGGAGTCCCAGCCACAGTGCTCCAGACCCTGATGGACTTCCCCATTTCATGGAGACTCCTCTTCAGCCCCCACCTCCAGTGCAGCGAGTTATGGACCCAG GCTTCCTGGACGTGTCGGGAATTTCTCTCTTGGACAACAGCAATGCCAGTGTGTGGCCCAGCCTGCCCTCTTCCACAGAACTGACCACCACAGCTGTCTCAACCTCAGGGCCAGAGGACATCTGCTCCAGCAGCAGTTCTCATGAGCGGGGTG GTGAGGCTACATGGTCTGGGTCAGAGTTTGAGGTCTCCTTCCTGGACAGCCCAGGTGCCCAAGCCCAGGCGGACCACCTGCCTCAGCTGACTCTTCCTGACAGTCTcacctctgcagcctcaccagaaGATGGGCTGTCCGCCGAGCTGCTTGAAGCTCAGGCTGAGGAGGAACCAGCAAGCACAGAGGGCCTAGATACTGGGACGGAGGCTGAGGGGCTGGACAGCCAGGCCCAGATCTCTACCACAGAATAA
- the GORASP1 gene encoding Golgi reassembly-stacking protein 1 isoform X7: protein MGLGVSAEQPAGGAEGFHLHGVQENSPAQQAGLEPYFDFIITIGHSRLNKENDTLKALLKANVEKPVKLEVFNMKTMRVREVEVVPSNMWGGQGLLGASVRFCSFRRASEQVWHVLDVEPSSPAALAGLRPYTDYVVGSDQILQEPPSYHKKPPGTPPPSALPLGAPPPDALPPGPTPEDSPSLETGSRQSDYMEALLQAPGSSMEDPLPGPGSPSHSAPDPDGLPHFMETPLQPPPPVQRVMDPGFLDVSGISLLDNSNASVWPSLPSSTELTTTAVSTSGPEDICSSSSSHERGGEATWSGSEFEVSFLDSPGAQAQADHLPQLTLPDSLTSAASPEDGLSAELLEAQAEEEPASTEGLDTGTEAEGLDSQAQISTTE from the exons ATGGGCCTGGGCGTCAGCGCTGAGCAGCCCGCAGGCGGCGCCGAGGGCTTCCACCTCCACGGG GTGCAGGAGAACTCCCCAGCCCAGCAGGCGGGCCTGGAGCCCTACTTTGACTTCATCATCACCATTGGGCACTCGAGGCTG AACAAGGAGAATGACACCCTGAAGGCACTACTGAAAGCCAATGTGGAGAAGCCCGTGAAGCTGGAGGTGTTCAATATGAAGACCATGAGGGTGCGCGAGGTGGAGGTGGTGCCCAGCAACATGTGGGGCGGCCAGGGCCTACTGGGTGCCAGTGTGCGCTTCTGCAGCTTCCGCAGGGCCAGTGAGCAGGTGTGGCATGTGCTG GATGTGGAACCATCTTCACCTGCTGCCCTTGCCGGCCTGCGCCCCTACACAGACTATGTGGTTGGTTCGGACCAGATTCTCCAGGAG CCCCCCAGCTACCACAAGAAGCCACCTGGCACCCCACCACCTTCTGCTCTACCACTTGGTGCCCCACCACCTGATGCTCTACCACCTGGACCCACCCCCGAGGACTCTCCTTCCCTGGAGACAGGTTCCAGGCAGAGTGACTACATGGAG gCCCTGCTGCAGGCACCTGGCTCCTCCATGGAGGATCCCCTTCCTGGGCCTGGGAGTCCCAGCCACAGTGCTCCAGACCCTGATGGACTTCCCCATTTCATGGAGACTCCTCTTCAGCCCCCACCTCCAGTGCAGCGAGTTATGGACCCAG GCTTCCTGGACGTGTCGGGAATTTCTCTCTTGGACAACAGCAATGCCAGTGTGTGGCCCAGCCTGCCCTCTTCCACAGAACTGACCACCACAGCTGTCTCAACCTCAGGGCCAGAGGACATCTGCTCCAGCAGCAGTTCTCATGAGCGGGGTG GTGAGGCTACATGGTCTGGGTCAGAGTTTGAGGTCTCCTTCCTGGACAGCCCAGGTGCCCAAGCCCAGGCGGACCACCTGCCTCAGCTGACTCTTCCTGACAGTCTcacctctgcagcctcaccagaaGATGGGCTGTCCGCCGAGCTGCTTGAAGCTCAGGCTGAGGAGGAACCAGCAAGCACAGAGGGCCTAGATACTGGGACGGAGGCTGAGGGGCTGGACAGCCAGGCCCAGATCTCTACCACAGAATAA
- the GORASP1 gene encoding Golgi reassembly-stacking protein 1 isoform X6: MGLGVSAEQPAGGAEGFHLHGVQENSPAQQAGLEPYFDFIITIGHSRLNKENDTLKALLKANVEKPVKLEVFNMKTMRVREVEVVPSNMWGGQGLLGASVRFCSFRRASEQVWHVLDVEPSSPAALAGLRPYTDYVVGSDQILQESEDFFTLIESHEGKPLKLMVYNSKSDSCREPPSYHKKPPGTPPPSALPLGAPPPDALPPGPTPEDSPSLETGSRQSDYMEALLQAPGSSMEDPLPGPGSPSHSAPDPDGLPHFMETPLQPPPPVQRVMDPGFLDVSGISLLDNSNASVWPSLPSSTELTTTAVSTSGPEDICSSSSSHERGGEATWSGSEFEVSFLDSPGAQAQADHLPQLTLPDSLTSAASPEDGLSAELLEAQAEEEPASTEGLDTGTEAEGLDSQAQISTTE; the protein is encoded by the exons ATGGGCCTGGGCGTCAGCGCTGAGCAGCCCGCAGGCGGCGCCGAGGGCTTCCACCTCCACGGG GTGCAGGAGAACTCCCCAGCCCAGCAGGCGGGCCTGGAGCCCTACTTTGACTTCATCATCACCATTGGGCACTCGAGGCTG AACAAGGAGAATGACACCCTGAAGGCACTACTGAAAGCCAATGTGGAGAAGCCCGTGAAGCTGGAGGTGTTCAATATGAAGACCATGAGGGTGCGCGAGGTGGAGGTGGTGCCCAGCAACATGTGGGGCGGCCAGGGCCTACTGGGTGCCAGTGTGCGCTTCTGCAGCTTCCGCAGGGCCAGTGAGCAGGTGTGGCATGTGCTG GATGTGGAACCATCTTCACCTGCTGCCCTTGCCGGCCTGCGCCCCTACACAGACTATGTGGTTGGTTCGGACCAGATTCTCCAGGAG TCCGAGGACTTCTTTACGCTCATCGAGTCTCATGAGGGGAAGCCCTTGAAGCTGATGGTGTATAACTCCAAGTCAGACTCCTGCCGGGAG CCCCCCAGCTACCACAAGAAGCCACCTGGCACCCCACCACCTTCTGCTCTACCACTTGGTGCCCCACCACCTGATGCTCTACCACCTGGACCCACCCCCGAGGACTCTCCTTCCCTGGAGACAGGTTCCAGGCAGAGTGACTACATGGAG gCCCTGCTGCAGGCACCTGGCTCCTCCATGGAGGATCCCCTTCCTGGGCCTGGGAGTCCCAGCCACAGTGCTCCAGACCCTGATGGACTTCCCCATTTCATGGAGACTCCTCTTCAGCCCCCACCTCCAGTGCAGCGAGTTATGGACCCAG GCTTCCTGGACGTGTCGGGAATTTCTCTCTTGGACAACAGCAATGCCAGTGTGTGGCCCAGCCTGCCCTCTTCCACAGAACTGACCACCACAGCTGTCTCAACCTCAGGGCCAGAGGACATCTGCTCCAGCAGCAGTTCTCATGAGCGGGGTG GTGAGGCTACATGGTCTGGGTCAGAGTTTGAGGTCTCCTTCCTGGACAGCCCAGGTGCCCAAGCCCAGGCGGACCACCTGCCTCAGCTGACTCTTCCTGACAGTCTcacctctgcagcctcaccagaaGATGGGCTGTCCGCCGAGCTGCTTGAAGCTCAGGCTGAGGAGGAACCAGCAAGCACAGAGGGCCTAGATACTGGGACGGAGGCTGAGGGGCTGGACAGCCAGGCCCAGATCTCTACCACAGAATAA
- the GORASP1 gene encoding Golgi reassembly-stacking protein 1 isoform X1, whose amino-acid sequence MHHYQSGRARALSTHLRSPAAGRSPCWAWEESQPRRGQSRGPGLTEWTQLRGSPSARVLPVVGSKGLPRVQENSPAQQAGLEPYFDFIITIGHSRLNKENDTLKALLKANVEKPVKLEVFNMKTMRVREVEVVPSNMWGGQGLLGASVRFCSFRRASEQVWHVLDVEPSSPAALAGLRPYTDYVVGSDQILQESEDFFTLIESHEGKPLKLMVYNSKSDSCREVTVTPNAAWGGEGSLGCGIGYGYLHRIPTQPPSYHKKPPGTPPPSALPLGAPPPDALPPGPTPEDSPSLETGSRQSDYMEALLQAPGSSMEDPLPGPGSPSHSAPDPDGLPHFMETPLQPPPPVQRVMDPGFLDVSGISLLDNSNASVWPSLPSSTELTTTAVSTSGPEDICSSSSSHERGGEATWSGSEFEVSFLDSPGAQAQADHLPQLTLPDSLTSAASPEDGLSAELLEAQAEEEPASTEGLDTGTEAEGLDSQAQISTTE is encoded by the exons ATGCACCACTACCAGTCGGGACGCGCTCGTGCACTTAGCACACATTTACGCTCGCCTGCCGCGGGCCGCTCTCCGTGCTGGGCCTGGGAAGAGAGTCAGCCACGCCGAGGACAGTCCCGGGGGCCGGGGTTAACCGAGTGGACGCAGCTGCGGGGGAGCCCGTCGGCGCGCGTCCTGCCAGTCGTAGGGTCGAAAGGGCTTCCGAGG GTGCAGGAGAACTCCCCAGCCCAGCAGGCGGGCCTGGAGCCCTACTTTGACTTCATCATCACCATTGGGCACTCGAGGCTG AACAAGGAGAATGACACCCTGAAGGCACTACTGAAAGCCAATGTGGAGAAGCCCGTGAAGCTGGAGGTGTTCAATATGAAGACCATGAGGGTGCGCGAGGTGGAGGTGGTGCCCAGCAACATGTGGGGCGGCCAGGGCCTACTGGGTGCCAGTGTGCGCTTCTGCAGCTTCCGCAGGGCCAGTGAGCAGGTGTGGCATGTGCTG GATGTGGAACCATCTTCACCTGCTGCCCTTGCCGGCCTGCGCCCCTACACAGACTATGTGGTTGGTTCGGACCAGATTCTCCAGGAG TCCGAGGACTTCTTTACGCTCATCGAGTCTCATGAGGGGAAGCCCTTGAAGCTGATGGTGTATAACTCCAAGTCAGACTCCTGCCGGGAGGTGACTGTAACTCCCAACGCAGCCTGGGGTGGAGAGGGCAG TCTGGGATGTGGCATTGGCTATGGGTATCTACACCGGATCCCAACTCAGCCCCCCAGCTACCACAAGAAGCCACCTGGCACCCCACCACCTTCTGCTCTACCACTTGGTGCCCCACCACCTGATGCTCTACCACCTGGACCCACCCCCGAGGACTCTCCTTCCCTGGAGACAGGTTCCAGGCAGAGTGACTACATGGAG gCCCTGCTGCAGGCACCTGGCTCCTCCATGGAGGATCCCCTTCCTGGGCCTGGGAGTCCCAGCCACAGTGCTCCAGACCCTGATGGACTTCCCCATTTCATGGAGACTCCTCTTCAGCCCCCACCTCCAGTGCAGCGAGTTATGGACCCAG GCTTCCTGGACGTGTCGGGAATTTCTCTCTTGGACAACAGCAATGCCAGTGTGTGGCCCAGCCTGCCCTCTTCCACAGAACTGACCACCACAGCTGTCTCAACCTCAGGGCCAGAGGACATCTGCTCCAGCAGCAGTTCTCATGAGCGGGGTG GTGAGGCTACATGGTCTGGGTCAGAGTTTGAGGTCTCCTTCCTGGACAGCCCAGGTGCCCAAGCCCAGGCGGACCACCTGCCTCAGCTGACTCTTCCTGACAGTCTcacctctgcagcctcaccagaaGATGGGCTGTCCGCCGAGCTGCTTGAAGCTCAGGCTGAGGAGGAACCAGCAAGCACAGAGGGCCTAGATACTGGGACGGAGGCTGAGGGGCTGGACAGCCAGGCCCAGATCTCTACCACAGAATAA